A genomic segment from Salvelinus sp. IW2-2015 unplaced genomic scaffold, ASM291031v2 Un_scaffold3241, whole genome shotgun sequence encodes:
- the gdap1 gene encoding ganglioside-induced differentiation-associated protein 1 isoform X2 has product MYYHRVQHYRELLDSLQMDAYTHGSILHPEITVDSHIPAYATTRIRAQIGNTESELKKLAEENPELKDAYMAKTRRLKHKLFDHDNMKYLKKILDELEKVLDQVETELQRRAEETPEEGSSQSWLCGEFFSMADVSLAVTLHRLKFLGLSRRYWGNGNRGNLEAYYERVLERPSFRRVLGHVNNILISAVLPAAFRVAKQHVPAFVGTTLLIGILGGATYLAFLYLKTRMLITRW; this is encoded by the exons ATGTATTACCATAGAGTACAGCACTACAGAGAACTACTAGACTCTCTGCAGATGGACGCCTACACACACGGCTCTATACTCCACCCAGAGATCACCGTGGACTCACACATCCCAGCCTACGCCACCACACGTATACGAg CACAGATTGGGAACACAGAGTCAGAGCTGAAGAAGCTAGCGGAGGAAAACCCAGAGCTGAAAGATGCTTATATGGCTAAAACGAGGCGTTTAAAG CACAAGCTGTTTGACCATGACAACATGAAGTATCTTAAGAAGATTCTGGATGAGTTGGAGAAAGTTCTGGACCAGGTGGAGACAGAgctacagaggagagcagaggagacaccAG aGGAGGGCAGTAGTCAGTCGTGGCTGTGTGGAGAGTTCTTCAGCATGGCCGACGTCTCCCTGGCTGTCACCCTGCACCGCCTCAAGTTCCTGGGGCTTTCCCGCCGTTACTGGGGCAACGGGAACCGCGGCAACCTGGAGGCCTACTATGAGCGTGTCCTGGAGCGCCCGTCCTTCCGGAGGGTTCTGGGTCACGTAAACAACATCCTGATCTCGGCCGTGCTACCCGCCGCGTTCCGGGTGGCCAAGCAACACGTGCCGGCGTTCGTTGGCACCACGCTGCTCATAGGCATCCTGGGAGGAGCCACATACCTGGCCTTCCTTTACCTGAAGACCAGGATGTTAATTACCAGGTggtag
- the gdap1 gene encoding ganglioside-induced differentiation-associated protein 1 isoform X1, translated as MSWRKFWTRWRQSYRGEQRRHQVCITLEKVLDRVETEIQRRAEETPGMYYTGESSGPGGDRATEESGGDTRYVLHWRKFWTGWRQRYRGERRRHQVCITLEIHTPLIIDKHRHKVNTELSHFSERQRKVEETSEEGSSQSWLCGEFFSMADVSLAVTLHRLKFLGLSRRYWGNGNRGNLEAYYERVLERPSFRRVLGHVNNILISAVLPAAFRVAKQHVPAFVGTTLLIGILGGATYLAFLYLKTRMLITRW; from the exons ATGAGTTGGAGAAAGTTCTGGACCAGGTGGAGACAGAgctacagaggagagcagaggagacaccAGGTATGTATCACACTGGAGAAAGTTCTGGACCGGgtggagacagagatacagaggagagcagaggagacaccAGGTATGTATTACACTGGAGAAAGTTCTGGACCAGGTGGAGACAGAGCTAcagaggagagcggaggagacACCAGGTATGTATTACACTGGAGAAAGTTCTGGACCGGgtggagacagagatacagaggagagcggaggagacACCAGGTATGTATCACACTGGAGATACATACACCTTTAATAATCGATAAACATAGACACAAGGTTAACACAGAGTTATCACACTTTTCAGAACGACAGAGGAAGGTGGAGGAGACATCAG aGGAGGGCAGTAGTCAGTCGTGGCTGTGTGGAGAGTTCTTCAGCATGGCCGACGTCTCCCTGGCTGTCACCCTGCACCGCCTCAAGTTCCTGGGGCTTTCCCGCCGTTACTGGGGCAACGGGAACCGCGGCAACCTGGAGGCCTACTATGAGCGTGTCCTGGAGCGCCCGTCCTTCCGGAGGGTTCTGGGTCACGTAAACAACATCCTGATCTCGGCCGTGCTACCCGCCGCGTTCCGGGTGGCCAAGCAACACGTGCCGGCGTTCGTTGGCACCACGCTGCTCATAGGCATCCTGGGAGGAGCCACATACCTGGCCTTCCTTTACCTGAAGACCAGGATGTTAATTACCAGGTggtag